In Paeniglutamicibacter kerguelensis, one genomic interval encodes:
- a CDS encoding M20 family metallopeptidase, translating into MNNRNELMKKSASFVDDGGFFTELAALVRHRTVSTNTANRLELNSYLTDKIAPKLEQLGFVTRIHPEWNGGANSFLIGRRIEDPELPTMLCYGHADVVDGHEGQWDKNRDPFILSAEGERWYGRGSADNKGQHLVNLKALEFLLEAHGSLGFNTVFLFESGEEIGSPDLAEFAAAHQEELAADVFIASDGPRLSAEAPTIFLGARGGVSFELTADLRSESYHSGNWGGLIRNPATTLAAAIGVLVDGHGRIKVPGLLPPSLPAAVRTALEGLQVGTGPNDPNMDTGWGDPELTPAERVYGWNALEVLAMGAADPQNPVNAIPGTASAILQLRFVVGTEVQDLQAKVQRALDEHGFPMVKATVLTSFPASRIEPDDPWVCWAAESLRESTGLPTTILPNIGGSLPNDVFESILGLPTLWIPHSYPGCLQHAPNEHLLEPIARQGLQLMCGLYYDLGIRGNSPFEPKVLTTHA; encoded by the coding sequence GTGAACAATCGCAACGAACTCATGAAGAAGTCGGCGTCTTTCGTCGACGACGGCGGATTCTTCACGGAACTGGCGGCCTTGGTCCGGCATCGCACCGTCAGCACCAACACTGCCAACCGCCTTGAATTGAATTCATACCTCACTGACAAGATTGCTCCCAAGCTCGAGCAGCTCGGCTTCGTCACCCGGATCCACCCGGAGTGGAACGGCGGGGCCAACAGCTTCCTCATCGGACGTCGAATCGAGGATCCGGAACTTCCGACGATGCTCTGCTACGGCCACGCCGATGTGGTCGACGGCCACGAGGGCCAATGGGACAAGAACCGGGATCCGTTCATCCTCAGCGCCGAGGGCGAACGATGGTACGGGCGCGGTTCGGCAGACAACAAGGGCCAGCACCTGGTCAACCTGAAAGCCTTGGAGTTCCTGTTGGAAGCCCACGGCAGCCTCGGATTCAACACGGTGTTCCTCTTCGAATCCGGAGAGGAAATCGGTTCCCCGGACCTTGCGGAATTCGCCGCAGCCCACCAGGAGGAGCTTGCCGCCGATGTATTCATCGCCTCGGACGGGCCCCGGCTTTCGGCCGAGGCGCCAACGATCTTCCTCGGCGCCCGCGGCGGAGTCAGCTTCGAACTCACGGCCGACCTCCGCTCGGAGAGCTACCACTCCGGAAACTGGGGCGGACTGATCCGCAATCCTGCCACCACCCTTGCCGCAGCCATTGGCGTGCTGGTGGACGGACACGGCAGGATCAAGGTCCCCGGATTGCTTCCGCCTTCATTGCCTGCGGCGGTCCGCACGGCACTGGAAGGCCTCCAGGTTGGCACCGGGCCGAACGACCCGAACATGGATACCGGCTGGGGAGATCCGGAATTAACCCCGGCCGAACGCGTCTATGGATGGAACGCCCTTGAAGTGTTGGCCATGGGAGCGGCTGATCCGCAGAACCCCGTCAACGCGATCCCCGGCACAGCCAGTGCCATCCTCCAACTGCGCTTCGTCGTGGGCACCGAGGTACAGGATCTTCAAGCCAAAGTGCAGCGCGCCCTCGACGAACACGGTTTCCCGATGGTCAAGGCCACCGTGTTGACCAGCTTCCCGGCAAGCCGGATCGAACCCGATGACCCATGGGTCTGCTGGGCAGCCGAATCTCTGCGCGAAAGCACCGGCCTTCCGACGACCATTCTGCCCAACATCGGCGGATCGCTGCCCAACGACGTCTTTGAATCGATCCTTGGGCTACCCACGCTCTGGATTCCTCATTCCTATCCCGGTTGCCTGCAGCACGCCCCGAACGAGCACCTGCTGGAACCGATTGCCCGACAGGGACTGCAGCTCATGTGCGGTCTCTACTACGACCTGGGGATTCGAGGCAACAGCCCGTTCGAACCCAAGGTCCTCACCACCCACGCCTGA
- a CDS encoding copper resistance CopC family protein, producing the protein MDSFSLTRCLFRQTALVLLAFLSLTVVIFPATAAQAHDVLVGTNPEDGATLSTAPSTIGLTFSNTPIALGAEILVFDGNGTNWADGPVSIVDNQVSQAIRAGAPAGKFTVQWRIVSSDSHPIEGTFSFTSQGPEPDSSQPAPVPTSPPAPAAQPATQSATHPTATTDYNIPWGGLAAGIGVVVVVIVGIAASKRRRSRLKADDETPGN; encoded by the coding sequence ATGGATTCGTTCTCATTGACCCGCTGTTTGTTCCGTCAGACGGCTCTGGTTCTATTGGCATTCCTGTCGCTGACCGTCGTCATTTTCCCCGCAACGGCAGCACAGGCCCACGATGTACTGGTGGGCACCAACCCGGAGGACGGGGCAACCTTATCCACTGCTCCATCGACCATTGGCCTGACCTTCAGCAACACTCCGATTGCGCTCGGTGCCGAAATCCTCGTCTTTGACGGCAACGGAACCAATTGGGCCGACGGACCTGTTTCCATCGTGGACAACCAGGTTTCACAGGCCATCCGAGCGGGGGCACCTGCCGGAAAATTCACCGTCCAATGGCGGATCGTTTCCTCGGATTCACACCCCATCGAAGGAACCTTCAGCTTCACCTCCCAGGGACCCGAACCGGATTCCAGTCAACCCGCCCCGGTGCCGACATCGCCCCCGGCGCCAGCCGCACAGCCAGCGACGCAATCCGCGACGCATCCGACCGCCACGACGGATTACAACATCCCATGGGGCGGGCTAGCAGCCGGAATTGGAGTCGTCGTGGTTGTCATTGTGGGTATTGCCGCCAGCAAGCGCCGGCGCAGCCGACTCAAGGCGGATGATGAGACCCCGGGGAACTAA
- a CDS encoding DoxX family membrane protein, which produces MATNTASAATAESTKLNHQAFMLLRTIFTVAPIVFGLDKFTNLLTDWTNYLAPIATDIIPVSPQVFMYGVGIVEIAAGILVALRPKIGSLVVALWLLGIIVNLLMIPNYFDVALRDFGLLVGALALNRLATARER; this is translated from the coding sequence ATGGCTACGAATACAGCGAGCGCCGCCACCGCCGAGAGCACCAAGCTCAATCACCAGGCGTTCATGCTTTTGCGCACGATCTTCACCGTTGCGCCGATCGTTTTCGGGCTCGACAAGTTCACCAACTTGCTCACCGACTGGACGAACTACCTGGCGCCCATTGCCACCGACATCATCCCCGTTTCCCCGCAGGTCTTCATGTACGGCGTGGGAATCGTCGAAATCGCAGCGGGAATCCTCGTGGCGCTTCGCCCGAAGATCGGCTCGCTGGTCGTCGCGCTCTGGCTGCTCGGCATCATCGTCAACCTGCTGATGATCCCCAATTACTTCGACGTTGCACTGCGCGACTTCGGACTGCTTGTGGGTGCGCTGGCCCTTAACCGGCTGGCCACGGCGCGGGAACGCTGA
- a CDS encoding YcnI family protein, with translation MKTTTRRTIKAIASGALATALLAVGASAASAHVHVTPDNPTANGYAHLAFTVPNESPTAKTNKLEVKLPTDAPFTYVAVQPVAGWNAKVVTTTLPKPVTVSGTTVTKAATSVVWTADAAHAIGQNEYQTFSLSVGKLPVAGTTLTLPAAQTYTDGTVVSWDQPAVEGQPEPEHPAPSFVTTAEDDTATGHHTMDALAPVATSNTQAPVSGSAVWGIVLGATGLLLGGIALGLVLSGRRNTNTGK, from the coding sequence ATGAAAACCACCACCCGACGCACCATTAAGGCCATCGCTTCCGGCGCCCTCGCCACTGCTCTGCTCGCCGTTGGAGCTTCCGCCGCATCCGCCCACGTACACGTCACCCCGGACAACCCAACTGCAAACGGCTACGCGCATTTGGCGTTCACCGTGCCCAACGAGTCGCCAACGGCGAAGACAAACAAACTGGAGGTCAAGTTGCCCACCGATGCACCTTTCACCTACGTTGCGGTGCAACCTGTTGCAGGATGGAACGCCAAGGTGGTCACGACCACGCTGCCTAAGCCCGTCACGGTCTCCGGCACAACTGTCACCAAGGCCGCGACTTCCGTGGTCTGGACAGCTGATGCGGCACACGCCATTGGCCAAAATGAGTACCAAACCTTCTCCCTGTCGGTTGGCAAGCTCCCCGTTGCGGGAACCACCCTCACGCTGCCGGCGGCACAGACCTACACCGACGGCACCGTGGTGAGCTGGGACCAGCCTGCAGTCGAAGGACAGCCGGAACCGGAACACCCGGCTCCATCCTTCGTCACCACCGCCGAGGATGACACGGCCACGGGCCACCACACAATGGATGCGCTGGCCCCCGTGGCAACATCAAATACCCAAGCCCCCGTCAGCGGTTCCGCTGTCTGGGGAATCGTGCTTGGCGCGACAGGGCTGCTCTTGGGCGGCATTGCACTGGGCCTGGTTTTGTCCGGGCGACGCAATACCAACACAGGAAAGTAA
- a CDS encoding MFS transporter produces the protein MNSSQNQTAVARPTTGAPAPRKQSMARGIAAATIGNALEWYDMSIYALLAIYIGHNFFPSDNPAIEVIQAFAVFGVSYLIRPLGGLILGSYADRRGMKKGLMLTIRLMVLGTAVIAFMPGYDTIGILAPIGLILGRLIQGFSAGGEFGAATSYLIAQGQGRRGFLGSFQFASQGLGALMAAITVVILTTVFSEEDMNAWAWRIPFIIGLLVGPAGWMIRRFVDEAPLAKVAPEEKHTPIRDVFVSQKVGVLMAGGALAISTALNFVIQYMPTFGIKQLGISPSISFTSLILTGLILTFFTPVVGHLSDKFGRIRIMVPAAIAIAVLTIPLFMWLIAGRTFLVLALVMIILGLMKSVYFGALPSVMADIFPSKTRATGLSFSYNAAVAVFGGFTPMICAYLIEVTGQPMAPSYYLAVLAGVSIVALASAVKYRGVR, from the coding sequence ATGAACAGCAGTCAGAACCAGACCGCCGTAGCCCGGCCAACCACGGGCGCTCCGGCACCCCGCAAGCAGTCAATGGCCCGCGGCATCGCCGCTGCCACGATCGGCAATGCCCTTGAGTGGTACGACATGTCAATCTATGCCCTGTTGGCGATCTACATCGGCCACAATTTCTTCCCCTCGGACAACCCCGCCATCGAGGTCATCCAGGCCTTCGCGGTCTTTGGGGTGTCTTATCTAATCCGCCCACTGGGCGGCTTGATCCTCGGCTCCTATGCCGATCGCCGGGGGATGAAAAAGGGCCTGATGCTCACCATCCGGCTGATGGTCCTGGGCACTGCGGTGATAGCGTTCATGCCCGGCTATGACACCATCGGTATCCTGGCTCCGATAGGCCTGATCCTGGGGCGGCTTATCCAAGGATTTTCGGCAGGCGGTGAATTCGGGGCGGCAACTTCCTATCTCATCGCGCAGGGCCAGGGACGACGCGGCTTCCTCGGCAGTTTCCAATTCGCAAGCCAGGGCTTGGGCGCATTAATGGCAGCCATCACCGTGGTCATCCTGACTACGGTATTCAGTGAAGAGGACATGAACGCCTGGGCTTGGAGGATCCCTTTCATCATCGGGCTGTTGGTTGGCCCGGCGGGCTGGATGATCCGCCGCTTCGTGGACGAGGCACCCCTGGCCAAGGTCGCCCCGGAGGAAAAGCACACACCTATCCGAGATGTGTTCGTCTCGCAAAAGGTCGGCGTGCTCATGGCAGGAGGCGCATTGGCGATCTCCACCGCATTAAACTTTGTTATCCAGTACATGCCGACATTCGGCATCAAACAGCTGGGAATCAGCCCGTCGATCTCCTTCACGTCGTTGATCTTGACCGGACTCATCCTGACCTTCTTCACCCCGGTAGTCGGACACCTCTCGGACAAGTTCGGACGGATCCGAATCATGGTTCCCGCTGCCATTGCCATCGCCGTGCTGACCATCCCGCTGTTCATGTGGCTCATTGCCGGACGCACCTTCCTGGTGCTGGCGCTCGTAATGATCATTCTGGGCTTGATGAAGTCCGTCTATTTCGGCGCCCTGCCTTCGGTCATGGCAGATATCTTCCCATCCAAGACCCGTGCCACGGGGTTGTCGTTCAGCTACAACGCGGCAGTCGCAGTGTTCGGCGGATTCACACCCATGATCTGCGCCTACCTGATTGAGGTCACAGGCCAGCCCATGGCACCGAGCTACTATCTGGCAGTTCTCGCGGGCGTCAGCATCGTAGCCCTGGCCTCGGCCGTGAAATACCGCGGCGTGCGCTGA
- a CDS encoding helix-turn-helix transcriptional regulator, whose product MRLLPKGQELNALSALADPVRGAVYEFVRTREVAVGRDETATALGLPRNAVAFQLDRLADEGLLSVEFRRLSGKGGPGSGRPSKLYSPRHVEISASVPHREYGLAADLMAKAIELASAEDRPVAQVLAEVAREAGKEIGANAPSLAQALTDHGYRPEERENGSLGLLDCPFHQLSTSYRETVCSMNLELLSAVVDGTKAPYRACFEAPTRDGHCCVRLDPEIPAG is encoded by the coding sequence ATGAGGTTGCTTCCAAAGGGTCAAGAACTCAATGCCCTATCGGCACTGGCCGATCCGGTCCGTGGTGCCGTCTACGAATTTGTGCGCACCAGGGAAGTCGCCGTTGGGCGCGACGAAACCGCGACGGCGCTGGGGTTGCCCCGCAATGCCGTCGCCTTTCAACTCGACCGGCTCGCCGATGAAGGACTTCTTTCCGTGGAGTTCCGCCGCCTCAGCGGCAAGGGCGGCCCCGGTTCGGGACGGCCCTCAAAGCTATATTCACCACGGCATGTCGAGATTTCCGCGAGCGTTCCGCATCGCGAGTACGGCTTGGCTGCAGATTTGATGGCCAAGGCCATCGAGCTTGCGAGCGCCGAGGATCGTCCAGTTGCGCAGGTTCTGGCCGAGGTCGCGCGTGAAGCAGGTAAAGAAATCGGTGCCAACGCCCCGTCGCTTGCCCAGGCCCTGACCGACCACGGGTACCGTCCCGAGGAACGCGAAAATGGATCGCTCGGGCTCCTGGACTGCCCCTTCCACCAGCTCTCCACGAGTTACCGGGAAACCGTATGCTCCATGAACCTGGAGCTGCTCAGTGCCGTCGTCGACGGGACAAAGGCCCCCTACCGCGCCTGCTTTGAAGCACCGACCCGGGACGGGCATTGCTGCGTTCGCTTGGATCCGGAGATCCCCGCCGGATAG
- a CDS encoding PucR family transcriptional regulator, giving the protein MKEPRVLRLSDLLAQKAFGMELVVPGVGDPEVTGAHTSEIHEPARWFEPGNVMLTTGMRLLSDAHPAAPARELVAGLRRAKIAALLFGVGVYYERIPPALVDACTESEVPLVSVAQEVPFQQIENFVNRSAPAPDSYGLKRIMWLTNDLLDSISTEEPIRSLIARLATACRGTAVLYGASGEIIESTGEGPTNLIFSAISSQPARYDRVSIGRWEVMYRSMVLRGRGYHLAIATRQGAMLDDLGDVLLETTQRMLGAINGISHLDISRQRHDNAQMLTSLQDGIGVSRELRYWELLKPFGFKGFEPVRAVVATTLNDAALLPARVDALIDSAERLGLPMLFAENGKTPEVPAGFHAVMPQIRATDQWLAANTGDLVVGLSETSSALSYIPELFADADLAAAIARRRLAAGSGSGQGCMVKMEDADPASWLLARLKSPTDRKRLNGFVQPLRHDKELVETVQGYLAMDQDIARVAAWLYVHPNTVRYRIKKAGEMLGGSLNEAGIISNLYLAYHDEIGRLRILHAQPA; this is encoded by the coding sequence GTGAAAGAACCACGCGTATTACGGCTCAGCGACTTGTTGGCGCAAAAGGCATTCGGCATGGAACTGGTTGTGCCCGGCGTCGGCGACCCCGAAGTGACAGGTGCCCACACCTCCGAAATCCATGAGCCCGCCCGTTGGTTTGAGCCGGGAAATGTCATGCTGACCACGGGAATGCGTTTGCTCAGCGACGCGCACCCGGCGGCGCCGGCCAGAGAACTTGTTGCAGGCCTGCGCCGGGCCAAAATCGCGGCCCTGCTCTTCGGTGTGGGGGTGTACTACGAGCGGATCCCGCCGGCGCTGGTTGACGCCTGCACCGAATCGGAGGTTCCGCTGGTTTCGGTGGCGCAGGAGGTGCCGTTCCAGCAGATCGAGAACTTCGTCAACCGAAGCGCGCCGGCACCCGACTCGTACGGGCTCAAGCGGATAATGTGGCTGACCAACGACCTGCTCGACAGCATCTCCACCGAGGAACCCATTCGTTCGCTGATCGCCAGGCTGGCAACCGCATGCCGGGGAACGGCGGTCCTCTACGGGGCATCAGGCGAGATCATCGAATCCACCGGAGAGGGTCCCACCAACCTAATTTTCAGTGCCATCAGTTCCCAACCTGCGCGCTATGACCGGGTCTCGATCGGCCGTTGGGAAGTCATGTACCGTTCCATGGTGCTGCGCGGGCGCGGCTACCACCTGGCCATCGCCACCCGCCAGGGCGCAATGCTCGATGACCTGGGGGACGTGTTGCTTGAAACAACCCAGCGCATGCTCGGCGCCATCAACGGCATCAGCCACCTGGACATCTCCCGACAGCGACACGACAACGCGCAAATGCTGACAAGCTTGCAGGACGGCATTGGCGTCTCGCGCGAACTGCGCTACTGGGAACTGCTCAAGCCCTTCGGGTTCAAGGGGTTCGAACCCGTCAGGGCCGTTGTTGCAACAACGCTCAACGACGCCGCGCTGCTGCCGGCGCGGGTGGACGCGCTGATTGATTCGGCCGAGCGGCTGGGGCTTCCCATGCTGTTCGCAGAGAACGGGAAGACCCCGGAAGTGCCCGCCGGATTCCATGCCGTGATGCCCCAGATCCGGGCGACCGACCAGTGGCTGGCAGCGAACACCGGCGACCTGGTGGTGGGGTTGAGCGAGACCTCCAGCGCGCTGTCATACATTCCCGAACTCTTCGCGGACGCCGACCTTGCCGCCGCCATCGCACGTCGGCGCTTGGCCGCGGGCTCGGGCTCGGGGCAAGGTTGCATGGTGAAGATGGAAGACGCGGACCCGGCCAGCTGGTTGCTCGCCAGGCTGAAAAGCCCCACCGACCGCAAACGGCTGAACGGCTTTGTGCAGCCGCTACGGCACGACAAGGAGCTGGTGGAGACGGTTCAGGGCTACTTGGCCATGGACCAGGACATCGCCCGGGTGGCGGCGTGGCTTTACGTGCACCCCAACACGGTGCGATACCGGATCAAGAAGGCCGGAGAGATGCTCGGCGGATCATTGAATGAAGCGGGCATCATCAGCAACTTGTACTTGGCCTACCACGATGAAATCGGTCGTTTGCGCATACTGCATGCCCAGCCCGCGTAG
- a CDS encoding acyl-CoA dehydrogenase family protein, whose amino-acid sequence MSIDDRPSTERIDEKTARQVAEDAREQVWERPSFAKGLYMGDFNWALVHPHPRPDAEVAARGAAFLKELRAALEGFDAAVIEREARIPDAYIRTLREIGAFGMKIPLKYGGLGLSLLDYGRSLMLVGTVSPSMGALLSAHQSIGVPEPVKMFGSEEQKQAFLPRCAAGAISAFLLTENDVGSDPARLGTTATLSEDGKSYSINGSKLWTTNGVVAELLVVMATVPGHRLPDGSMARGGISAFVVEADSPGITVENRNAFMGLKGIENGVTRFRDVVVPVENRLGKEGAGLKIALSTLNTGRLSIPAMCAGAGKWSLKIAREWSNARVQWGKPVGEHEAVGKKIAYIAASTFALESVFELSAGLADAGMKDVRIEAALAKLFSSEVSCKIADELVQIRGGRGYETAASLRARGERAVPVEQLLRDLRINRIFEGSTEIMHLIIAREAVDAHLKAAGDLASKDADLQAKAKAALGASGFYAKWLPTLAVGSGLLPNSYADHGRLAPYLRFIERSSRRLARHTFAGMATWQAGMESHQAFLGRVVDLGAELFAMAACISRVELMRATDPGHADSAELLALAFCEQSEHRCEALFKELWANSDKTDRKLTKKVLAGDFEWLESGIIDTSEGTGEWIAGWTDMPGPDVRRPYAE is encoded by the coding sequence ATGAGCATTGATGATCGCCCCTCCACTGAACGCATCGATGAAAAAACAGCCCGGCAGGTTGCCGAAGATGCCCGCGAACAGGTTTGGGAGCGCCCCAGCTTTGCCAAGGGCCTCTACATGGGCGACTTCAACTGGGCACTGGTCCACCCGCACCCGCGACCCGATGCCGAAGTCGCGGCCCGCGGCGCGGCCTTCCTGAAGGAGCTGCGGGCGGCGCTGGAAGGTTTCGATGCGGCAGTCATCGAGCGCGAGGCCCGCATTCCCGATGCCTACATCCGGACGTTGCGGGAAATCGGCGCCTTCGGCATGAAGATTCCGCTGAAGTACGGCGGCCTGGGGTTGAGCCTGTTGGACTATGGCCGGTCCCTGATGCTGGTGGGCACCGTGAGCCCGAGCATGGGCGCATTGTTGTCCGCCCACCAATCCATCGGCGTGCCGGAACCCGTGAAGATGTTCGGCTCCGAGGAACAAAAACAGGCCTTCCTCCCCCGCTGCGCCGCCGGTGCGATCTCGGCGTTCCTGCTCACCGAAAACGACGTCGGGTCGGACCCCGCCCGGCTGGGAACCACCGCGACGCTGTCGGAAGACGGCAAGAGCTACAGCATCAACGGCTCCAAGCTCTGGACCACCAACGGAGTCGTGGCGGAACTGCTGGTGGTCATGGCCACGGTGCCCGGCCACCGGTTGCCGGACGGATCCATGGCCCGCGGCGGCATCAGCGCCTTTGTGGTGGAGGCGGACTCCCCCGGCATCACGGTCGAGAACCGCAACGCATTCATGGGCCTGAAAGGCATTGAAAACGGGGTGACCCGCTTCCGCGACGTGGTCGTCCCCGTCGAAAACCGTCTGGGCAAGGAGGGCGCCGGACTGAAGATCGCGCTCAGCACGCTGAACACCGGGCGCCTCTCGATCCCCGCCATGTGCGCGGGGGCCGGAAAGTGGTCGCTGAAGATCGCCCGCGAGTGGTCAAACGCCCGCGTCCAGTGGGGCAAGCCGGTGGGCGAGCACGAGGCTGTGGGCAAGAAGATCGCCTACATCGCTGCCAGCACCTTTGCCTTGGAGTCCGTCTTCGAGCTCTCTGCCGGCCTCGCGGATGCGGGCATGAAGGACGTGCGCATCGAGGCCGCGCTGGCCAAGCTCTTCTCCTCGGAGGTGTCCTGCAAGATCGCCGACGAGCTGGTGCAAATCCGCGGCGGCCGCGGCTATGAGACAGCCGCCTCCCTTCGTGCCCGCGGGGAACGCGCGGTCCCGGTCGAGCAGTTGCTGCGCGACCTGCGGATCAACCGCATCTTCGAGGGATCCACCGAAATCATGCACCTGATCATTGCCCGCGAGGCCGTCGACGCGCACCTGAAGGCCGCCGGGGACCTGGCCAGCAAAGACGCGGACCTGCAGGCCAAGGCGAAGGCGGCACTGGGCGCCTCCGGCTTCTACGCCAAGTGGCTGCCCACGCTGGCCGTGGGCTCGGGCCTGCTACCCAATTCCTACGCGGACCACGGACGTCTGGCCCCCTACCTGCGGTTCATCGAACGTTCCTCGCGACGGCTGGCCAGGCACACCTTTGCCGGCATGGCCACCTGGCAGGCCGGCATGGAATCGCACCAGGCCTTCCTGGGCAGGGTCGTCGACCTCGGTGCCGAGCTCTTTGCCATGGCGGCGTGCATCTCGCGTGTCGAGCTCATGCGCGCCACGGATCCCGGCCACGCAGACTCGGCCGAGCTGCTTGCCCTCGCCTTCTGCGAACAATCCGAGCATCGCTGCGAGGCCCTGTTCAAGGAACTCTGGGCCAACAGCGACAAGACCGACCGTAAGCTGACCAAGAAGGTGCTCGCCGGGGATTTCGAGTGGCTCGAATCCGGCATCATCGACACCTCGGAGGGCACCGGAGAATGGATTGCCGGGTGGACGGATATGCCGGGTCCGGACGTGCGCAGGCCCTACGCGGAATGA
- a CDS encoding FadR/GntR family transcriptional regulator, with the protein MAAREKSAALGKVARPRLYEQLMKQILGYVEAEQLGPGDHLPAERDLAEQLGVSRATLAQALVALEVLGVIDVQHGTGAVLVYRPSIATVLRDLREHQSRLPEIVEARSTLEVKLAALAAERRTDEDLERIDAALKVMAGEIADGGRGARGDELFHEAVTAAAHSRVLAQLMTFIAEMVLETRLESLGQPGRPERSLESHQVIAGAILNGDAAAAAAAMQAHIDLVSDVALLK; encoded by the coding sequence GTGGCAGCTCGAGAAAAATCCGCAGCATTGGGCAAGGTTGCACGCCCGCGGCTCTATGAGCAGCTCATGAAGCAGATCCTGGGATACGTCGAAGCCGAGCAGCTGGGGCCCGGGGATCACCTTCCTGCCGAGCGGGACCTCGCCGAGCAGCTCGGGGTCTCACGCGCGACCCTCGCCCAGGCGCTGGTGGCCCTGGAAGTCCTCGGGGTCATTGACGTCCAACACGGGACGGGAGCCGTGTTGGTTTACCGCCCCAGCATCGCTACGGTCCTGCGTGACCTGCGTGAACACCAGAGCCGGCTTCCGGAAATCGTCGAGGCCCGCAGCACCCTCGAGGTGAAGCTCGCGGCACTCGCAGCCGAACGGCGCACCGACGAGGACCTCGAACGAATCGACGCGGCCTTGAAGGTCATGGCCGGGGAGATTGCCGACGGCGGTCGCGGCGCGAGGGGCGACGAGCTCTTCCACGAGGCGGTGACGGCCGCCGCGCATTCGCGCGTCCTGGCCCAGCTCATGACCTTCATCGCCGAAATGGTGCTTGAAACAAGGCTGGAGTCGCTCGGGCAACCCGGCAGACCGGAGCGCTCGCTTGAATCACACCAAGTCATTGCCGGGGCCATCCTGAATGGCGACGCGGCAGCCGCTGCCGCGGCCATGCAGGCGCACATCGACCTGGTGTCCGACGTCGCGCTATTGAAATAG
- a CDS encoding LysR family transcriptional regulator has protein sequence MLPTSLVYFHEVARSGSITEAADAQHVSASAISRQITQLERSTGVALFRRHPRGMQLTDAGVLLLAHTRRSEAEAEELLGELREQASGKQRMLEIVSSEGLAAYRVPSAIAGFCREHQDVSIQLTVLPSPEATRRIVDGSADVAMIFALGPQRDVTVEFSCPAPAYAVVASAHPLAAHAKVSLAELCQYPLSLPAKGISQRELFDIAAQMEGLIPRIAMVTDHINPAMEFARSGVGATLLSHFARREGVTDGLRFIPVDHPALGERQAQILTMPRRRQSALAAAFIQKMTEILLKD, from the coding sequence ATGCTGCCCACGTCCCTGGTCTACTTCCATGAAGTGGCCCGCTCCGGTTCGATCACCGAAGCTGCCGATGCTCAGCACGTTTCGGCCTCGGCCATCAGCAGGCAAATCACCCAGCTTGAACGCTCCACCGGAGTTGCGCTGTTCCGCCGCCATCCGCGCGGAATGCAACTGACCGATGCCGGCGTGTTGCTGCTTGCCCACACCAGGCGCAGTGAAGCGGAGGCCGAGGAGCTGCTGGGTGAATTGCGCGAACAGGCCTCAGGCAAGCAGCGGATGCTGGAAATCGTCAGTTCGGAGGGGCTGGCCGCCTACCGGGTCCCATCGGCAATCGCCGGATTCTGCCGGGAACACCAGGATGTGTCGATCCAGCTCACGGTGCTCCCGTCGCCGGAGGCCACGCGCCGCATCGTCGATGGAAGTGCTGACGTGGCCATGATCTTCGCCCTTGGCCCGCAGCGTGACGTCACCGTGGAGTTCTCCTGCCCCGCACCTGCCTATGCGGTGGTCGCCTCGGCGCATCCCTTGGCCGCGCACGCCAAGGTCTCGCTGGCCGAGCTCTGTCAATACCCGCTCTCGCTGCCCGCCAAGGGCATCAGTCAGCGGGAGCTGTTCGACATTGCCGCCCAAATGGAGGGACTAATCCCGCGAATCGCGATGGTCACCGACCACATCAATCCCGCCATGGAATTCGCCCGCTCGGGAGTCGGGGCGACGCTGCTGAGCCATTTTGCCAGGCGGGAGGGCGTGACCGACGGACTGCGCTTTATTCCGGTGGACCACCCGGCACTCGGCGAGCGCCAGGCGCAGATCCTCACCATGCCCAGGCGCCGCCAATCGGCGTTGGCCGCGGCCTTCATTCAAAAGATGACCGAGATACTGCTCAAGGACTAG